From a single Artemia franciscana chromosome 9, ASM3288406v1, whole genome shotgun sequence genomic region:
- the LOC136030853 gene encoding cytochrome c oxidase subunit 5B, mitochondrial-like has translation MASLSRRCLFLFSRRNLSLTAAKNKDRVMPDQLEHATGLEKQELLAKLAGVEDPYEMSINKRGPGTKDCPNLVPSNFNMRVVGCVCEEDATSINWMWLYKGEPKRCECGYWFKLVEKKPVV, from the exons ATGGCATCCCTCTCTAGAAGATGTCTGTTCTTATTTTCAAGAAGAAACCTGTCTCTAACAGCAGCAAAAAATAAGGatagag TTATGCCTGATCAGTTGGAGCATGCCACTggacttgaaaaacaagaacttTTAGCAAAATTAGCTGGTGTGGAA GATCCGTATGAAATGTCTATCAACAAGAGAGGACCTGGTACTAAAGACTGCCCCAATTTAGTTCCATCCAACTTCAACATGAGAGTGGTTGGCTGTGTTTGCGAAGAAGATGCAACAAGTATTAATTGGATGTGGTTATACAAAGGAGAGCCAAAACGTTGTGAATGCGGATACTGGTTCAAACTTGTCGAAAAGAAACCAGTTGTGTAG